Proteins encoded within one genomic window of Streptomyces kaniharaensis:
- a CDS encoding M3 family metallopeptidase translates to MTENPFFTPSTLVYELPPFAGIREEHYLPAYERGMAEQLAEIAAITADPEPPSFANTLVALERSGDLLRRVDAVFRNQSAADTTDVVDEVDAKVSPLLAAHHDAIHLDRALFARIEELYGRRAELSLDPESLRLLERRHTAFVRSGARLGAAEQERLRELNAELAALGTTFQQNVNAATRAAALVLDSAEELDGLSADAIAAAAENARVLGRDGKYVLSLKNTSGQPELALLTDRSVRERLLAASLGRAADSNGPLAIRMAALRAERARLLGHPTHAAYVVADETAGTVEAVDALLARLVEPAVANARREAAELAAVAAADGVEEIAAHDWAYYSEKVRQSSYRVDAAALRPYFELERVLHDGVFHAAGLAYGLTFTERPDLTAHHPDARVFEVFEEDGGSLGLFIGDFHARASKRGGAWMDELVSQSGLTGRRPVVLNTLNIARPAPGEPVLLTWDEVRTLFHEFGHALHGLFSDVRYPLFSGTAVPRDFVEFPSQVNEMWMVRPEVLANYARHHETGEPLPAELVERMAAAEGFGQGFRTVEYLAATLLDWAWHTVPEGREIADAEEFEARVLAEAGIAVPAIPPRYRTAYFQHIFSSGYSAGYYAYIWSEVLDADTVRWFEGNGRSVRESGELFRRELLARGYSRDPLDSFRAVVGRSPETAPLLARRGLA, encoded by the coding sequence ATGACCGAGAACCCGTTCTTCACACCCAGCACGCTGGTCTACGAACTCCCGCCCTTCGCCGGGATCCGGGAGGAGCACTACCTGCCCGCGTACGAGCGCGGGATGGCCGAGCAGCTGGCCGAGATCGCCGCGATCACCGCCGATCCCGAGCCGCCGAGCTTCGCCAACACGCTGGTGGCTCTGGAGCGTTCCGGGGATCTGCTGCGCCGGGTGGACGCGGTGTTCCGCAACCAGTCCGCCGCCGACACCACCGACGTGGTCGACGAGGTGGACGCGAAGGTCAGCCCGTTGCTGGCCGCGCACCACGACGCGATCCACCTGGACCGCGCGCTGTTCGCCCGCATCGAGGAGCTGTACGGGCGCCGCGCCGAGCTGAGCCTGGACCCGGAGTCGCTGCGGCTGTTGGAGCGCCGGCACACCGCGTTCGTCCGCTCCGGCGCCCGGCTGGGCGCGGCCGAGCAGGAGCGGCTGCGCGAGCTGAACGCCGAACTCGCCGCCCTCGGCACGACGTTCCAGCAGAACGTGAACGCCGCCACCCGGGCCGCCGCGCTGGTCCTGGACTCGGCCGAGGAACTGGACGGCCTGTCCGCCGACGCGATCGCCGCCGCGGCCGAGAACGCCCGGGTGCTGGGCCGCGACGGCAAGTACGTCCTGAGCCTGAAGAACACCTCCGGGCAGCCCGAACTGGCCCTGCTCACCGACCGGTCGGTGCGCGAGCGGCTGCTGGCGGCCTCACTCGGCCGCGCGGCGGACAGCAACGGCCCGCTGGCGATCCGGATGGCCGCGCTGCGCGCGGAGCGGGCCCGACTGCTCGGCCACCCGACCCACGCCGCGTACGTGGTCGCGGACGAGACGGCCGGCACCGTCGAGGCGGTGGACGCGCTGCTGGCCCGCCTGGTGGAGCCGGCCGTGGCCAACGCCCGCCGGGAGGCCGCCGAGCTGGCCGCGGTGGCCGCGGCCGACGGCGTCGAGGAGATCGCCGCGCACGACTGGGCGTACTACTCGGAGAAGGTCCGGCAGAGCTCCTACCGGGTGGACGCGGCGGCGCTGCGCCCGTACTTCGAGCTGGAGCGGGTGCTGCACGACGGCGTCTTCCACGCCGCCGGGCTGGCGTACGGGCTGACCTTCACCGAGCGGCCGGACCTGACGGCCCACCACCCCGATGCCCGGGTCTTCGAGGTGTTCGAGGAGGACGGCGGTTCGCTGGGCCTGTTCATCGGCGACTTCCACGCCCGCGCGTCCAAGCGCGGCGGCGCCTGGATGGACGAGCTGGTCAGCCAGTCCGGGCTGACGGGCCGGCGCCCGGTGGTGCTGAACACCCTCAACATCGCGCGGCCGGCGCCGGGCGAGCCGGTGCTGCTGACCTGGGACGAGGTGCGCACGCTCTTCCACGAGTTCGGGCACGCGCTGCACGGGCTGTTCTCGGACGTGCGCTACCCGCTGTTCTCGGGCACCGCGGTGCCCCGGGACTTCGTCGAGTTCCCCTCGCAGGTGAACGAGATGTGGATGGTCCGCCCGGAGGTGCTGGCCAACTACGCCCGCCACCACGAGACCGGGGAGCCGCTGCCGGCCGAGCTGGTCGAGCGGATGGCGGCGGCCGAGGGCTTCGGGCAGGGCTTCCGGACGGTGGAGTACCTGGCGGCGACGCTGCTGGACTGGGCCTGGCACACCGTGCCGGAGGGCCGGGAGATCGCGGACGCCGAGGAGTTCGAGGCGCGGGTGCTGGCGGAGGCCGGGATCGCGGTGCCGGCGATCCCGCCGCGCTACCGGACGGCCTACTTCCAGCACATCTTCTCCAGCGGCTACAGCGCCGGGTACTACGCGTACATCTGGTCGGAGGTGCTGGACGCGGACACCGTGCGGTGGTTCGAGGGCAACGGGCGTTCGGTGCGGGAGAGCGGCGAGCTGTTCCGGCGCGAGCTGCTGGCGCGCGGCTACAGCCGGGACCCGCTGGACTCCTTCCGCGCGGTGGTCGGCCGTTCGCCGGAGACCGCGCCGCTGCTGGCCCGCCGGGGCCTGGCGTAG
- a CDS encoding enoyl-CoA hydratase/isomerase family protein translates to MDQSLLTRDRSPLPAHADGLHAYVGEDGVAVLEFARPHRRNAVTLAIWQALPKVLLRLAEHEGVRALLLTGAGGTFSAGADIAELAEVYGDPDRADAYHAINVAAEEALAAFPHPTIAAVRGACVGGGCQLAVACDLRFVAEDARLGITPAKLGVVYPAVPTLRLARLVGPARAKYLLFSGELVTGRDALPLGLAERVLPDAELDAAALEFARVLTRRSTQTIGAVKAALAVPEERAAQALAPWERRSRESSDVPEGLAAFLEGRPARF, encoded by the coding sequence ATGGACCAGTCGCTGCTCACGCGGGACCGCTCCCCACTGCCCGCCCACGCCGACGGGCTGCACGCCTACGTCGGCGAGGACGGCGTCGCGGTGCTGGAGTTCGCCCGCCCGCACCGTCGCAACGCGGTGACGCTGGCGATCTGGCAGGCCCTGCCGAAGGTCCTGCTCCGGCTCGCCGAGCACGAGGGCGTGCGCGCCCTGCTGCTGACCGGCGCCGGCGGCACGTTCAGCGCGGGCGCCGACATCGCCGAACTCGCCGAGGTGTACGGCGATCCGGACCGCGCGGACGCCTACCACGCGATCAACGTCGCCGCCGAGGAGGCGCTGGCCGCCTTCCCGCACCCGACGATCGCCGCCGTCCGGGGTGCCTGCGTGGGCGGCGGCTGCCAGCTGGCCGTCGCCTGCGACCTTCGGTTCGTCGCCGAGGACGCGCGCCTGGGGATCACCCCGGCCAAGCTCGGCGTGGTCTACCCGGCGGTGCCGACCCTGCGGCTGGCCCGGCTGGTCGGCCCGGCACGCGCCAAGTACCTGCTGTTCTCAGGCGAGTTGGTGACGGGCCGGGACGCGCTGCCGCTGGGCCTCGCGGAGCGGGTCCTGCCGGACGCCGAACTGGACGCCGCGGCGCTGGAGTTCGCCCGGGTGCTGACCAGGCGCTCGACCCAGACGATCGGCGCGGTGAAGGCCGCCCTGGCCGTCCCGGAGGAGCGGGCGGCGCAGGCGCTGGCGCCGTGGGAGCGCCGGTCGCGGGAGTCCTCGGACGTGCCGGAGGGGCTGGCCGCGTTCCTGGAGGGCCGCCCGGCCCGGTTCTGA
- a CDS encoding TetR family transcriptional regulator, with protein sequence MSREPRREQLLNAADRVIQREGPGASMNAIAAEAGITKPILYRHFGDRNGLIRALTERHTGGLLAAVRAALAEPLERRDRVEHVLDTYLAGIEARPQVYRLLTHPEPGDPSGAGNALAPALKQIAEEITRAVQSQVDLGADRDLLSEAWGRGITGMVLAAGDWWLETRPCPRTRMVQALADLLWGRLAAAADLPTAVLPAAPLEPANGD encoded by the coding sequence ATGTCCCGAGAGCCCCGCCGAGAGCAGTTGCTCAACGCCGCCGACCGGGTCATCCAGCGCGAGGGCCCCGGCGCGAGCATGAACGCCATCGCCGCCGAGGCCGGCATCACCAAGCCGATCCTCTACCGGCACTTCGGCGACCGGAACGGCCTGATCCGGGCCCTGACCGAGCGCCACACCGGCGGCCTGCTGGCCGCCGTCCGGGCCGCCCTCGCCGAACCGCTGGAGCGCCGCGACCGGGTCGAGCACGTGCTGGACACCTACCTGGCCGGCATCGAGGCCCGCCCGCAGGTCTACCGGCTGCTCACCCACCCCGAACCCGGCGACCCGAGCGGCGCGGGCAACGCGCTCGCCCCCGCGCTCAAGCAGATCGCCGAGGAGATCACCCGGGCCGTGCAGAGCCAGGTCGACCTCGGCGCCGACCGCGACCTGCTCTCCGAGGCCTGGGGCCGGGGCATCACCGGCATGGTGCTGGCGGCCGGCGACTGGTGGCTGGAGACCAGGCCCTGCCCGCGCACCCGCATGGTGCAGGCCCTCGCCGACCTGCTCTGGGGCCGCCTCGCCGCCGCCGCGGACCTGCCGACCGCCGTCCTCCCGGCCGCACCCCTCGAACCGGCCAACGGCGACTGA
- a CDS encoding cellulase family glycosylhydrolase has protein sequence MRLRRTVVALLLAATAALSATPASALDARPARFPTGTATGPGGRTALTDAEGRRLQLRGFNLDKYAETTEADVRSLAAQGFTLIRVAVSWTRLEPERGRLDPAELHRLHRLLGWADRYGVLTLVDFHQDVYGPRFGGGDRGIPVWATRDDGLPFTPDPNDWFAGYFQPAVQAAFRHLYDDPDLRAWQADFYTRLARELRDHRSLLGYDLFNEPFGPVDGDPTDPAVLAAASAALEQGRLADMYRRLIAAVRQVDRRAWLFVEPTVLVGQGVPTRLPGFADPRPGAARLGYAPHFYDTAVESGHDWDPSDGFVERYTAAITGYPAAHRLPVLVGEWGPPDSRTPGNTQLVQRQVAAMDGFAEGWTMWYWCRGTGGYCALDPAGRPAPGDEPAFGPYPAAVAGTDVSALGHTVRWIADGTGRATELVLPAAGFPHGARVTVSPATARVDLDQPDGGRAGTARIRLPHTRPGTPVTVTVTPR, from the coding sequence ATGCGCCTGCGCCGCACCGTCGTTGCCCTCCTGCTCGCCGCCACCGCCGCCCTGAGCGCCACCCCGGCCTCGGCCCTGGACGCCCGCCCCGCCCGGTTCCCCACCGGGACGGCCACCGGCCCGGGCGGGCGCACCGCCCTCACCGACGCCGAGGGCCGCCGGCTCCAGCTGCGCGGCTTCAACCTCGACAAGTACGCCGAGACCACCGAGGCGGACGTCCGGTCCCTGGCCGCCCAGGGCTTCACGCTGATCCGGGTGGCGGTCTCCTGGACCAGGCTGGAGCCCGAGCGCGGCCGGCTCGACCCGGCCGAACTGCACCGCCTGCACCGGCTCCTCGGCTGGGCCGACCGCTACGGCGTCCTCACCCTCGTCGACTTCCACCAGGACGTCTACGGACCGAGGTTCGGCGGCGGCGACCGCGGCATCCCGGTCTGGGCCACCCGGGACGACGGCCTGCCGTTCACCCCCGACCCGAACGACTGGTTCGCCGGCTACTTCCAGCCCGCCGTCCAGGCCGCCTTCCGCCACCTCTACGACGACCCGGACCTGCGCGCCTGGCAGGCCGACTTCTACACCCGGCTCGCCCGCGAACTGCGCGACCACCGCTCCCTGCTGGGCTACGACCTGTTCAACGAGCCGTTCGGCCCGGTGGACGGCGACCCGACCGACCCGGCCGTGCTCGCCGCCGCCTCCGCCGCCCTGGAGCAGGGCCGGCTCGCCGACATGTACCGCCGCCTGATCGCGGCCGTCCGTCAAGTCGACCGCCGCGCCTGGCTGTTCGTCGAACCGACCGTCCTGGTCGGCCAGGGCGTGCCCACCCGGCTGCCCGGCTTCGCCGACCCGCGCCCCGGCGCCGCCCGGCTCGGCTACGCGCCGCACTTCTATGACACCGCGGTCGAGTCCGGCCACGACTGGGACCCGTCCGACGGCTTCGTCGAGCGCTACACCGCCGCGATCACCGGCTACCCGGCCGCCCACCGGCTGCCGGTCCTGGTCGGCGAGTGGGGGCCGCCCGACTCCCGGACGCCCGGCAACACCCAGCTGGTCCAACGGCAGGTCGCGGCGATGGACGGCTTCGCCGAGGGCTGGACGATGTGGTACTGGTGCCGCGGCACCGGCGGCTACTGCGCGCTCGACCCGGCCGGGCGGCCCGCCCCCGGCGACGAGCCCGCCTTCGGCCCGTACCCGGCGGCCGTCGCCGGGACGGACGTCAGCGCCCTCGGCCACACCGTCCGCTGGATCGCCGACGGCACCGGGCGCGCCACCGAACTCGTCCTGCCCGCCGCCGGATTCCCGCACGGCGCCCGCGTCACCGTCTCCCCCGCCACCGCCCGGGTCGACCTCGACCAGCCCGACGGCGGCCGGGCCGGCACCGCCCGGATCCGCCTCCCGCACACCCGCCCGGGCACCCCGGTGACGGTCACGGTCACGCCGCGCTGA
- a CDS encoding acyl-CoA dehydrogenase family protein yields MSSTFSMDPGADQIAVRDWLHGFAADVIRPAAAEWDEREETPWPVIQEAAKLGIYSLDFYAQQYFDPSGVGIPIAMEELFWGDAGIGLSIVGTTLAAVAVLANGTDEQIGTWTPQMFGTPDDVKVAAFCSSEPDAGSDVSALRTRAVYDQAKDEWVLNGTKTWATNGGIAAVHVVVATVDPELGARGHASFVVPPGTPGLSQGQKFKKHGIRASHTAEVVLDDVRVPGSCLLGGKEKLDERLARAREGVRRSGGGNAAMATFEASRPAVGAQAIGIARAAYEVALDYAGTREQFGRPIIDNQGVAFQLADMRTRIDAARLLVWRASWMAANNRPFTAAEGSMSKLYAGETAKWVTAQAMQILGGNGFTREYPVERMHRDSAIYSIFEGTSEIQRLVIARAISGMPIR; encoded by the coding sequence ATGAGCAGCACGTTCTCGATGGACCCGGGTGCGGACCAGATCGCCGTACGCGACTGGCTCCACGGCTTCGCCGCCGACGTCATCCGGCCCGCCGCGGCCGAGTGGGACGAGCGCGAGGAGACGCCCTGGCCGGTCATCCAGGAGGCCGCCAAGCTCGGCATCTACTCGCTCGACTTCTACGCCCAGCAGTACTTCGACCCCTCCGGCGTCGGCATCCCGATCGCGATGGAGGAGCTGTTCTGGGGCGACGCGGGCATCGGCCTGTCCATCGTCGGCACCACGCTGGCCGCCGTCGCGGTGCTCGCCAACGGTACCGACGAGCAGATCGGCACCTGGACCCCGCAGATGTTCGGCACCCCGGACGACGTCAAGGTGGCCGCGTTCTGCTCCTCCGAGCCGGACGCCGGCTCCGACGTGTCCGCGCTGCGCACCCGCGCGGTGTACGACCAGGCCAAGGACGAGTGGGTCCTGAACGGCACCAAGACCTGGGCCACCAACGGCGGGATCGCCGCCGTCCACGTCGTGGTCGCCACCGTCGACCCGGAGCTCGGCGCCCGCGGCCACGCGTCCTTCGTCGTCCCGCCGGGCACCCCCGGGCTGAGCCAGGGCCAGAAGTTCAAGAAGCACGGCATCCGCGCCTCGCACACCGCCGAGGTCGTGCTGGACGACGTCCGGGTGCCCGGCAGCTGCCTGCTCGGCGGCAAGGAGAAGCTGGACGAGCGGCTGGCCCGGGCCCGAGAGGGCGTCCGCAGGAGCGGCGGGGGCAACGCGGCGATGGCCACCTTCGAGGCCTCCCGCCCGGCCGTCGGCGCGCAGGCGATCGGCATCGCCCGGGCCGCGTACGAGGTGGCGCTGGACTACGCCGGGACCCGCGAGCAGTTCGGCCGTCCGATCATCGACAACCAGGGCGTGGCGTTCCAGCTGGCCGACATGCGGACCCGGATCGACGCCGCCCGGCTGCTGGTGTGGCGGGCGTCCTGGATGGCCGCCAACAACCGGCCGTTCACCGCGGCCGAGGGCTCGATGTCCAAGCTGTACGCGGGCGAGACGGCCAAGTGGGTCACCGCGCAGGCGATGCAGATCCTCGGCGGCAACGGCTTCACCCGCGAGTACCCGGTGGAGCGGATGCACCGGGACAGCGCGATCTACTCGATCTTCGAGGGGACCAGTGAGATCCAGCGGCTGGTGATAGCCCGGGCGATCTCGGGGATGCCGATCCGCTGA
- a CDS encoding phosphatase PAP2 family protein — MTESATAPTSRTIWARRVTDGVEPKNVIIAMLPLLGGLRYGWKGVAWAAFAALFAAVIPTLFIQRGIRKGTLEDRHVGHRQRRLTVIPFIMGSVATSFAVMLRLDAPADLTAMVAAMFASLIPILVITVWWKVSVHTAVASGAVICLAIALGPWWLLLYPLVAVIGWSRVVLRDHTTAQTIVGAMVGALTAGLTFWLAR, encoded by the coding sequence ATGACCGAGTCCGCGACCGCCCCCACCAGCAGGACGATCTGGGCCCGGCGGGTCACCGACGGCGTCGAGCCGAAGAACGTGATCATCGCGATGCTGCCGCTGCTCGGCGGCCTGCGCTACGGCTGGAAGGGCGTCGCCTGGGCGGCCTTCGCCGCGCTGTTCGCGGCCGTCATCCCGACCCTGTTCATCCAGCGCGGCATCCGCAAGGGCACCCTGGAGGACCGTCACGTCGGCCACCGGCAGCGCCGGCTGACGGTCATCCCGTTCATCATGGGCTCGGTCGCGACCAGCTTCGCGGTGATGCTCCGGCTGGACGCCCCGGCCGACCTGACCGCCATGGTGGCGGCCATGTTCGCCTCGCTGATCCCGATCCTGGTGATCACCGTGTGGTGGAAGGTGTCCGTGCACACGGCCGTCGCGAGCGGCGCGGTGATCTGCCTGGCGATCGCGCTCGGTCCGTGGTGGCTGCTGCTCTACCCGCTGGTCGCGGTGATCGGCTGGTCCCGGGTGGTGTTGCGGGACCACACCACCGCGCAGACGATCGTCGGCGCGATGGTGGGCGCGCTCACCGCCGGGCTCACCTTCTGGCTGGCCCGCTAG
- a CDS encoding TetR/AcrR family transcriptional regulator yields MATNTGFDLGPDRDLDALPLRERKKIRTGIRIWRTAIGLFAAKDFDQVSVAEIAAAADVSKMTVFNYFPTKEDLVMAPMEQHLGEPARVVRERAPGTSAVAALRDHYLAALAAFDPATGLNDDQVVLDVVRLVHRTPALAMRAAAGFGQQAQAQLTAELLAQDPAHDELTAQVAGAQLLATRLTLTTGNQLRMLAGERAADALPDALDRARRAFEMVERGLGDYCAATP; encoded by the coding sequence ATGGCGACGAACACCGGTTTCGACCTCGGCCCCGACCGCGACCTCGACGCGCTGCCCCTGCGCGAGCGCAAGAAGATCCGGACCGGCATCAGGATCTGGCGCACCGCCATCGGACTGTTCGCCGCGAAGGACTTCGACCAGGTCTCGGTGGCCGAGATCGCCGCTGCCGCAGACGTCTCCAAGATGACCGTCTTCAACTACTTCCCGACCAAGGAAGACCTGGTCATGGCCCCGATGGAGCAGCACCTCGGCGAGCCCGCCCGGGTGGTGCGCGAGCGCGCTCCGGGCACCTCGGCGGTGGCGGCGCTGCGCGATCACTACCTCGCGGCGCTCGCCGCGTTCGACCCGGCGACCGGCCTGAACGACGATCAGGTGGTCCTCGACGTGGTCCGGCTGGTCCACCGCACCCCGGCCCTGGCGATGCGCGCCGCCGCCGGATTCGGCCAGCAGGCCCAGGCCCAGCTCACCGCCGAACTGCTCGCCCAGGACCCGGCCCACGACGAGCTCACCGCCCAGGTCGCCGGCGCCCAACTCCTCGCCACCCGGCTGACCCTGACCACCGGCAACCAGCTCCGGATGCTGGCCGGCGAGCGCGCCGCCGACGCCCTGCCCGACGCCCTCGACCGGGCCCGGCGCGCCTTCGAGATGGTCGAACGGGGCCTCGGCGACTACTGCGCGGCCACCCCCTGA